The Nicotiana tabacum cultivar K326 chromosome 14, ASM71507v2, whole genome shotgun sequence genome contains a region encoding:
- the LOC142168986 gene encoding uncharacterized protein LOC142168986, whose amino-acid sequence MTSFRRDELPVEDVGHNIAIHITVKYGDKVVSRVLVDGGSRVNISPLSTLWELGIHLREVKESHVRVRAFDGSHKGIIGEIYWAIQIGPVEFPILFQVMDISSSYNLLLGRPWIHMVGAVPSTLHQCMKFVWGFQEIVIHDELSQSSYP is encoded by the coding sequence ATGACCAGTTTCCGAAGAGATGAACTTCCAGTAGAGGATGTGGGTCATAACATAGCCATACACATTACAGTCAAGTATGGGGATAAAGTGGTGTCCCGAGTACTCGTTGATGGAGGATCCAGAGTCAATATCAGCCCGCTCTCTACTCTATGGGAGTTGGGTATTCATTTGAGAGAAGTGAAAGAAAGCCATGTGAGAGTAAGGGCTTTTGATGGATCGCATAAAGGCATCATTGGAGAGATCTACTGGGCTATTCAAATTGGACCAGTTGAATTCCCAATACTATTTCAAGTAATGGACATTTCATCCTCATACAACTTGTTGCTGGGAAGACCTTGGATACATATGGTAGGGGCAGTTCCGTCCACCCTACATCAGTGCATGAAATTCGTGTGGGGTTTCCAAGAGATTGTAATTCACGATGAATTGAGCCAGTCATCTTATCCATAA